A stretch of Hydractinia symbiolongicarpus strain clone_291-10 chromosome 9, HSymV2.1, whole genome shotgun sequence DNA encodes these proteins:
- the LOC130657842 gene encoding uncharacterized protein LOC130657842 — MAYKDNCQSGGCIKFLRQIIGQIKLFSKILWVQFVFLPPKPAGCKQSKQNLDWLLTIDVYILHTNKKNLVENFVTETKKKSARRKGLRSIASTLRERIDVIVKDFSEEKRAEIISLQTTLIDTVKQLKELDEELYGVLSAEEIETDVMEATEFYLLVNMSLATITTATGPHVSATESTRSDQFNSAINDNDSLNAIDKFNYLKRYVEGTALSTISGLELTNSNYENAIELLRNRFGNEQVLINAHMEALLKIESVRSMDNTQQLRKLYNDVENCIRNLKNLKYNSEMLSLLIPVLNERIPNELRMIISRNFGEEKWSVEKMLFFINNELQARERCTVTAKGKGQTPSENYKRGGISTAKCVFCHDSHSPSRCSKVTNVQTRSQIMKKEGRCFLCLQHGHISKNCCSNYICNRCGRRHHISLCMKEKRAERKDKDNNGSEENPSNETNANHISQENKGILLQTAKAFVSKERESRNIQTRFMFDSGSQRTYVTNELKEKLNLETIRKEKLIINTFGHSNSQSRELPVVKLYVKTADRSSTVPIEAIAVPNICAPLSNQNAKYYADNYEHLKRLKLADFSNGETRLNVHVLIGLDHYYSFITGEVVRDPRGGPIAINSKLGWILSGGEQSKANESSCMEVHACRVDTENTILRDELNKFWQIESIGDGENENVLSSFKQTLEFNGERYVTELPFRPDHDKLSDNFAVSKQRLDSLVNKRLRNEPDLAVQYNDVFADYESKQIIEKVQESEIACENAHYLPHHPVVRQDKSTTKVRPVFDGSCAVHKPSLNDILYSGPNLLAKVFDILLRFRTNYVALVADIQQAFLNIEIAEKDRNYLRFLWKENPTENDSKLIIYRFLRVVFGLTCSPFLLNGTIQHHLETYEIICPEITDVLKDDLYVDDLTTGTDTVTEGKKLYEINKQIMKEGGFNLRKWATNNNELQTFIDKIENVNSEPNSDKTVNPKVLGIEWDIDRDILVYRFDELLKRAKELFPTKRNILRISASFYDPLGLIAPITTKVKVLFQKCCQHKSDWDDPLQGELLKQWRDILNDFANLQTFEIPRYLFCEPRHEIQSIELHGFCDSSTIAYAAVIYAKIRTNLGVSVSLVTAKTKVAPLKPHSVPRLELLGCALLAKLMSHVLNAINGRLKVDRFFGWSDSEVALCWLKGKLKQWKPWVENRVVYVRSVIPSESWFHVSTIHNPSDIPTRPDKIGDFNSNLWLNGPEFLSDSSFVPPEFHVNKHSFDVLSEEKKSHLHDIIDETKFSSLKKLITTIGYVYRFANKLLNRIRKRDLSVCNDRELSTQEYKSAFDILITNNQRKLRNNQNYFNKLSSALKLFEDEKGDLRVKGRFGENKKLSYDERYPLILSSDSHFAKLLVEDAHEKTFHQGVEATLNMLRMKFWIPKGRRTIKSILRQCIVCRRYQGKPIKSPPTPDLPEYRYCASRAFEHVGFDHAGPLYIRTENRNTTKVYVLILTCATTRAVHFELSPDLKTPAFIRAFKRFQSRRGTPATVVHDNFKTFKSNHVKRFMRHESIETNPILPKSPWWGGFYERIVRSMKTALRKTIGKALLTFEELETVLCQVEASINSRPLTYQSEDDLGQTITPLHLIYGSNIVGAECVPMNDTDQCSKRLLYVQRVLDDQWRRFYRTYLNELRQHHFYRKDGRETPDLKLNDVVVVKDDNQLPRSRWPLGKVTELIYGKDGFIRGAKIRVNTKKGLVSTITRPIQKLIPLEIANETENEVEKVEKSELEKPAEDTLNEDEQQRRPTRKAAVEGQLMRKLREEYL; from the exons atgGCTTACAAGGATAACTGTCAATCAGGTGGTTGtattaaattt CTTCGTCAAATCATAGGTCAAATCAAACTTTTTAGTAAAATTCTTTGGGTTCAGTTTGTTTTTCTTCCTCCAAAG CCTGCTGGCTGTAAACAGTCCAAACAAAATCTTGATTGGCTGCTCACGATAGATGTTTATATTCTccacacaaacaaaaaaaatttggtggaaaattttgtaaccgAAACAAAAAA GAAGAGTGCAAGGCGAAAGGGGTTGCGGTCTATTGCGAGCACTTTGCGCGAGCGAATTGATGTCATAGTTAAGGACTTTTCGGAGGAGAAACGAgcagaaattatttctttacagaCCACTTTAATTGACACTGTTAAACAGTTAAAGGAGTTAGATGAAGAGCTATACGGTGTTTTATCGGCTGAAGAGATCGAAACCGACGTTATGGAGGCTACAGAATTTTATCTATTAGTGAACATGAGTCTCGCGACTATTACTACCGCTACCGGACCACATGTTTCAGCCACAGAATCGACACGGTCT GACCAGTTTAATTCAGCCATTAATGACAATGACAGTTTGAATGCAATtgataaatttaattatttgaagaGATACGTCGAAGGAACCGCTTTATCAACTATTTCTGGGTTAGAATTGACGAACAGTAACTACGAAAATGCTATAGAGTTGCTTAGAAACCGTTTTGGCAACGAACAAGTGCTCATTAACGCGCACATGGAAGCCCTGTTGAAGATTGAGTCAGTACGATCAATGGATAACACCCAACAATTGAGAAAACTTTATAATGATGTTGAGAACTGTAttcgaaatttgaaaaatttgaagtATAATAGCGAAATGCTGAGTTTATTGATTCCGGTTCTGAACGAAAGAATTCCCAACGAATTACGAATGATTATTTCTAGAAACTTTGGAGAGGAGAAGTGGTCCGTTGAAAAGATgctgttttttatcaataacGAACTGCAAGCTCGAGAGAGGTGCACTGTAACCGCGAAAGGCAAAGGACAAACTCCCAGTGAAAATTACAAGAGAGGAGGaatttctaccgcaaaatgtgTTTTCTGTCACGATTCTCACTCTCCGTCGAGGTGTTCGAAAGTTACCAACGTACAAACACGTTCGCAAATTATGAAAAAGGAAGGGCGTTGCTTTTTATGCTTGCAGCATGGACACATTTCAAAGAACTGTTGTTCAAATTACATATGCAATAGATGTGGAAGACGTCACCACATCTCTTTGTGTATGAAAGAAAAACGTGCCGAAAGAAAAGATAAAGACAACAATGGCTCGGAGGAAAACCCTTCTAACGAAACCAACGCGAATCACATCAGCCAAGAAAACAAAGGAATTCTTTTGCAGACGGCTAAAGCTTTTGTTTCGAAAGAAAGGGAGAGCAGGAACATACAAACGAGATTCATGTTTGATTCAGGTAGCCAGAGAACATATGTCACAAATGAACTGaaagaaaaactgaatttaGAAACAATTCGAAAGGagaaattaattattaacaCTTTTGGCCATAGCAACAGCCAATCGAGAGAGCTACCCGTTGTTAAGTTGTATGTAAAAACCGCTGACCGCTCATCTACCGTACCCATCGAAGCCATTGCCGTACCAAACATTTGCGCTCCTCTCTCAAATCAGAATGCGAAATATTACGCTGATAATTACGAACACTTGAAGCGGTTGAAATTAGCAGATTTTTCAAATGGTGAAACGAGACTGAATGTTCACGTTCTGATTGGTTTAGACCATTATTATTCATTCATTACCGGCGAAGTTGTTCGAGATCCGAGAGGCGGTCCTATCGCTATCAATTCCAAACTTGGCTGGATTTTGTCCGGAGGTGAACAGTCGAAAGCGAACGAATCAAGCTGCATGGAAGTCCACGCCTGCCGTGTTGATACCGAAAACACAATTCTTCGTGACGAGTTGAACAAGTTTTGGCAAATTGAGTCGATCGGTGACGGAGAAAACGAAAACGTATTATCTTCTTTTAAACAAACTCTTGAATTCAACGGTGAACGCTACGTGACCGAATTACCATTTCGTCCTGATCATGATAAACTTTCCGATAATTTTGCAGTTTCGAAACAACGCTTAGATTCTCTTGTTAACAAACGATTACGAAATGAACCTGATTTAGCTGTGCAATACAACGACGTTTTTGCAGACTACGAATCGAAACAGATTATAGAAAAAGTTCAAGAAAGTGAGATAGCTTGCGAAAATGCTCACTACCTTCCGCATCATCCGGTTGTACGCCAAGATAAAAGTACAACGAAAGTTCGTCCTGTTTTTGATGGATCTTGTGCCGTTCACAAACCATCCCTCAATGACATTTTGTACTCTGGTCCTAATTTACTTGCTAAGGTGTTTGACATTCTGCTGAGATTCCGTACGAACTACGTCGCTTTAGTTGCTGATATTCAACAAGCCTTCTTGAATATTGAAATCGCTGAGAAAGACCGTAATTATCTTCGTTTTTTGTGGAAAGAAAACCCTACCGAGAACGATTCAAAGCTCATTATCTATCGATTTCTGCGTGTCGTGTTTGGGTTAACGTGCAGTCCGTTTTTACTCAATGGGACAATCCAACACCACTTGGAGACTTACGAAATTATCTGCCCCGAAATTACTGATGTTTTGAAGGATGACTTGTACGTCGATGACCTAACAACCGGTACCGATACCGTAACTGAAGGCAAGAAACTTTACGAAATTAATAAACAAATCATGAAAGAAGGAGGGTTCAATTTGCGAAAATGGGCTACTAATAACAATGAATTACAAACTTTTATCGATAAAATTGAGAACGTGAATTCTGAACCGAATAGCGACAAAACTGTTAACCCCAAAGTATTAGGGATCGAGTGGGACATCGACAGAGATATTCTAGTGTACCGATTTGACGAGTTATTGAAACGAGCGAAAGAACTGTTTccaacaaaaagaaacattttacgTATATCTGCTTCATTTTATGACCCGTTGGGCCTGATCGCACCAATCACCACCAAAGTAAAGGTTCTTTTCCAGAAATGTTGTCAACACAAGTCCGACTGGGATGATCCACTGCAAGGGGAACTGCTTAAACAATGGAGAGATATATTGAACGATTTTGCGAATTTACAAACTTTTGAGATACCACGTTATTTATTCTGTGAACCGCGTCATGAAATTCAATCAATTGAACTGCATGGATTTTGTGATAGCTCGACGATTGCCTACGCTGCTGTGATTTATGCAAAAATACGAACTAACCTCGGCGTAAGTGTTTCGCTAGTGACTGCTAAAACGAAAGTTGCGCCCCTAAAGCCGCATTCTGTTCCACGTTTAGAATTGCTAGGATGTGCTCTCTTAGCAAAGTTGATGAGCCATGTGCTTAATGCGATCAATGGTAGATTGAAAGTTGATCGTTTTTTCGGTTGGTCAGATTCGGAAGTTGCCCTTTGTTGGCTAAAAGGCAAATTGAAGCAGTGGAAGCCATGGGTAGAAAACAGAGTTGTTTATGTTCGATCAGTCATTCCATCGGAATCATGGTTTCACGTTTCCACCATTCATAACCCCAGTGATATACCTACCAGACCAGACAAAATTGGTGACTTCAATTCAAATTTGTGGTTAAACGGTCCTGAATTTCTGTCTGATTCCAGCTTTGTTCCACCTGAGTTTCATGTCAACAAACATTCATTCGATGTTTTGTCAGAAGAGAAGAAAAGTCAT TTACATGATATTATAGACGAGACTAAGTTTAGCTCACTGAAAAAGCTTATAACTACCATTGGATATGTTTACAGATTTGCGAATAAATTGTTAAATCGAATTCGAAAAAGAGACTTATCAGTATGCAACGATCGTGAACTGTCGACTCAAGAATACAAAAGtgcatttgatattttgattaCAAACAATCAACGAAAACTTCGAAACAACCAAAACTACTTCAACAAACTTTCGTCCGCCCTGAAGTTGTTTGAAGATGAGAAAGGAGATTTACGTGTTAAAGGACGTTTTGGTGAGAATAAAAAGCTTTCATATGACGAAAGGTATCCGTTGATTCTTTCGAGTGATTCACATTTTGCAAAACTTCTGGTTGAAGATGCCcacgaaaaaacatttcatcaaGGCGTAGAAGCGACACTCAACATGTTACGAATGAAGTTTTGGATTCCGAAAGGTAGACGCACAATCAAATCCATTTTACGACAGTGCATTGTTTGTCGACGATACCAAGGCAAACCTATTAAATCACCACCGACTCCAGATCTACCAGAATACAGGTATTGCGCTTCGAGAGCTTTTGAACACGTTGGGTTCGATCATGCTGGTCCACTCTACATTCGTACCGAGAACCGAAACACGACAAAGGTATACGTATTAATACTTACATGTGCTACTACTAGAGCTGTGCACTTTGAGCTTTCACCCGATTTAAAGACGCCAGCGTTCATTAGAGCTTTCAAAAGATTTCAATCCAGAAGAGGAACGCCTGCTACGGTTGTGCATGATAactttaaaacgtttaaatctAACCATGTAAAAAGATTTATGAGACATGAGTCTATTGAAACTAACCCGATTCTCCCCAAGAGTCCTTGGTGGGGAGGATTTTATGAAAGGATCGTCAGATCAATGAAAACCGCCTTGCGTAAGACCATTGGGAAGGCACTATTGACTTTCGAAGAGCTCGAGACAGTTCTGTGCCAAGTTGAAGCATCGATTAACTCAAGACCACTTACATATCAGAGTGAGGACGATCTTGGACAGACTATCACACCTTTGCATTTGATTTACGGCTCGAACATTGTTGGTGCTGAATGTGTCCCAATGAATGATACCGACCAGTGCTCGAAACGATTACTTTATGTACAACGAGTGCTTGACGATCAGTGGCGACGATTTTATCGAACGTATTTGAACGAATTACGGCAACATCACTTCTACAGAAAGGATGGCAGAGAAACACCTGATTTAAAGTTGAACGACGTCGTGGTGGTGAAAGATGATAACCAACTGCCAAGAAGTAGATGGCCATTGGGTAAAGTTACGGAACTGATCTATGGAAAGGACGGATTTATTCGTGGTGCGAAGATTCGGGTTAACACCAAGAAAGGACTTGTTTCTACGATAACGCGTCCTATTCAAAAACTGATTCCACTTGAAATAGCAAATGAGACTGAAAACGAagttgaaaaagttgaaaaaagtgaaCTTGAAAAACCCGCTGAAGACACTCTCAATGAAGATGAGCAACAACGAAGGCCGACGAGAAAGGCTGCGGTTGAAGGACAGTTGATGCGTAAACTCCGCGAAGagtatttatag
- the LOC130656609 gene encoding DNA-dependent metalloprotease SPRTN-like — MDDDFALALQLNDLLNKEEEQYNDGLVKHINVSKVDHGNPLSIVDDSWELLDPVPNIRELFVEFNGAYFDGMLAGVEVKWSSRMTLCAGVCCYEGRGGLCSIKLSEPLLKLRPRKDLVNTLLHEMIHALLFVTDNNKDHDGHGDEFHKHMYRINKQTGSNITVYHTFHDEVNLYRQHWWRCDGPCVKRPPYYGIVRRAMNRPPSSRDPWFNVHKQSCGGTFTKIKEPEKNTKKSGNKNQVDKSRIDKNKIDKNKNGKNFDETSGNSKVLSDWLKTKNESIVNSKNKNEKTLTMDSFWTNKALKSNVKGFNEISSESSSNEVFPASSRNSSSDVHGFKMSVRRTSAKEVNVFSGHGFKMNSSQQPSSLTSYREAFLKKVEGNMSSFSSTNKLNTNVPKTSVLSKRKTLGQDSNTEVSMNKKVKTNSDMFENNDQTGSVSYGIRSDHVTTKEKLDKPSQNRIPSTNQELDNQTSTNQKSRNIIVIDDNDDDIVTNTCTLVECPACPAKVPEHELNKHLDTCLM; from the exons ATGGACGACGATTTCGCTTTAGCGTTACAACTCAATGATCTTCTCAATAAAGAAGAAGAACAATACAACGATGGTTTAGTAAAACATATTAATGTTAGTAAAGTTGACCATGGTAACCCATTATCTATTGTGGACGATAGCTGGGAGTTACTCGATCCGGTTCCTAACATACGAGAATTATTTGTGGAGTTTAATGGTGCTTATTTTGATGGTATGTTGGCAGGCGTGGAAGTAAAATGGAGTTCAAGAATGACTTT aTGCGCTGGAGTGTGTTGTTACGAAGGTCGCGGTGGTTTATGTTCGATCAAATTGAGTGAACCCCTATTGAAGTTGAGGCCACGGAAAGATCTTGTTAATACCTTACTA CACGAAATGATTCATGCGTTATTGTTTGTCACCGATAATAATAAG GATCATGATGGACACGGTGATGAATTTCATAAACATATGTATAGAATAAATAAACAGACAGGATCCAACATTACA gtCTATCACACATTTCATGACGAG GTCAATTTGTATCGACAGCATTGGTGGAGATGCGATGGACCTTGTGTAAAGCGACCTCCATATTATGGGATTGTTCGCCGCGCTATGAATCGACCACCTTCGTCACGTGATCCGTGGTTTAACGTACATAAACAATCTTGCGGTGGCACTTTTACTAAAATAAAAGAAcctgaaaaaaatacaaagaagagTGGAAATAAAAATCAAGTCGATAAAAGTCGAatcgataaaaataaaatcgatAAAAATAAGAAcggtaaaaattttgatgaaactAGTGGGAATTCTAAAGTATTGTCAGATTGGTTGAAGACGAAAAACGAGTCCAttgtaaattctaaaaataaaaatgaaaagacaCTTACCATGGATTCTTTTTGGACAAACAAAGCGCTTAAATCGAATGTGAAAGGCTTTAACGAAATTTCGTCGGAATCTTCAAGCAACGAAGTATTTCCCGCATCTTCAAGAAATTCTTCTAGCGACGTACACGGGTTTAAGATGTCTGTTAGAAGAACGTCTGCGAAGGAAGTAAATGTGTTTTCAGGACATGGCTTTAAAATGAATAGTTCTCAGCAGCCTAGCTCGTTGACTTCTTATAGAGAGgcttttcttaaaaaagtgGAGGGGAATATGTCTAGTTTTAGTTCCACGAATAAACTTAACACCAATGTTCCAAAGACTAGTGTTTTAAGTAAAAGAAAAACACTTGGCCAGGATTCAAATACTGAAGTGTCtatgaataaaaaagttaaaacgaacAGTGATATGTTTGAAAATAATGATCAGACAGGTTCTGTAAGTTATGGAATACGATCAGATCACGTGACAACAAAAGAGAAACTGGACAAGCCCAGTCAAAATCGTATACCGTCGACCAATCAGGAGCTGGATAATCAGACTTCGACCAATCAGAAGTCTCGGAATATTATTGTTattgatgataatgatgatgatatcGTCACAAATACTTGTACTCTAGTAGAATGTCCTGCTTGTCCAGCTAAAGTTCCAGAACACGAATTAAACAAACACTTAGACACTTGTTTGATGTGA
- the LOC130656610 gene encoding dihydrolipoyllysine-residue succinyltransferase component of 2-oxoglutarate dehydrogenase complex, mitochondrial-like has translation MFSCRCIQRQSPLRLLPSRITVSRGKEFTPPVSAIPNTKTYSFTRNFYYQPKIEIFRSTKWTCVYKNNRKNFFQTSSFNFNEFQIVHTPPFAESVTEGDVRWEKEVGDTVAEDEVVGEIETDKTALPIVSPASGVIEELFVEDGGRVEKGDQLFKIRLGDADSTAAPKEEPASPKEGPTPTPEPEPAPVQESPGESSVSGPAPTEPPPTRPRPQQPLAVRMPTPAPPPPKSQAVTSSEIKEVKQAPDRVFGTRSETKVKMNRMRQRIAQRLKDAQNINAMLTTFNEIDMSNVMDMRKQYKDIFLKKHNLKLGFMSAFIKASCTSLQQMPTVNAVIEDNYVIYRDFVDISVAVATPKGLVVPVLRDVDRMNFADIELGMSELGEKARTGSLAVEDMDGGTFTISNGGVFGSLMGTPIINPPQSAILGMHGIFDRPIAVNGKVEIRPMMYVALTYDHRLIDGREAVTFLRKIKQSIEDPVTMLLDI, from the exons ATGTTTTCGTGTAGGTGTATCCAAAGACAATCACCACTTCGCTTACTACCTAGTAGAATAACAGTCTCCAGGGGAAAGGAG TTTACACCGCCTGTATCAGCAATTCCCAATACAAAAACATATAGCTTTACCAGGAATTTTT ATTACCAACCAAAGATTGAGATTTTCAG ATCAACAAAATGGACAtgtgtatataaaaataataggaAGAATTTTTTTCAGACGTCATCCTTTAATT TTAACGAATTTCAAATAGTACACACCCCGCCTTTTGCAGAATCAGTGACAGAAGGTGATGTTAGATGGGAAAAAG AGGTTGGCGACACTGTAGctgaggacgaggttgttgGAGAAATCGAAACAGACAAAACTGCTCTTCCCATAGTGTCTCCTGCCAGCGGTGTAATAGAAGAATTATTTGTTGAAGATGGAGGCCGGGTTGAAAAAGGTGACCAGCTGTTTAAAATCCGGCTAGGAGATGCTGATAGCACTGCAGCACCTAAAGAAGAACCAGCTTCGCCAAAAGAAGGACCGACACCCACACCTGAACCTGAACCCGCACCTGTACAAGAATCACCTGGTGAATCATCAGTTAGTGGTCCTGCGCCAACAGAGCCACCTCCAA CTCGGCCTCGACCTCAACAACCACTTGCAGTGCGCATGCCCACCCCCGCACCTCCACCACCTAAATCTCAAGCTGTTACTTCCAGTGAAATAAAGGAAGTGAAGCAAGCTCCAGATAGGGTATTCGGAACGAGGAGTGAAACAAAG GTCAAGATGAACAGAATGCGACAACGAATCGCACAGCGGTTAAAGGATGCACAAAACATCAATGCCATGCTGACCACATTTAATGAAATCGATATGAG TAATGTCATGGATATGCGAAAACAATATaaagatatatttttaaagaaacataacTTGAAACTTGGATTTATGTCAGCTTTCATTAAAGCATCATGCACGTCACTGCAGCAGATGCCGACAGTAAACGCAG TTATTGAAGACAATTACGTGATCTATAGAGACTTTGTTGATATTAGCGTGGCTGTAGCAACTCCAAAG GGTCTTGTTGTACCAGTTTTAAGAGATGTGGATCGAATGAATTTTGCTGATATAGAACTTGGAATGAGTGAACTTGGCGAGAAG GCTCGTACTGGTTCACTAGCTGTTGAGGACATGGATGGAGGTACGTTTACTATATCCAATGGTGGTGTATTTGGATCGTTAATGGGTACGCCTATTATAAACCCTCCACAATCTGCTATTCTTGGAATGCACGGTATATTTGATCGACCAATCGCTGTCAATGGAAAG GTGGAGATTCGACCAATGATGTATGTTGCTTTGACATATGACCATCGCTTGATTGATGGCAGGGAGGCTGTCACATTTCTTCGCAAAATCAAACAAAGTATTGAAGATCCAGTGACAATGTTGTTAGATATATAA
- the LOC130656611 gene encoding nucleolus and neural progenitor protein-like, with the protein MKTTDDIQMDCAWNDRFYEFKEEKVSQVLWKNVETDKWVNFHDRISRDLKRLSKLDVASQVAVLSKIIYKHQNQMRRDKPFQYFKKVNSLARRYNEMDIVPMFIHYQDILKILKTNSACVINQVEIPRREFTCYIMDRLLGASKLAVHIQVVCQKAFLYLDSHMRHGFFVPFNLFGLASVSRIWMLIKDVLHILKLLYLVMKEILQYQLELRQESYPVTLDEWLKEDMGEVLPQIDIKREEKVMNGVLSRMIPNTLHNSPISDNFNETSVSIFAAADKLEDLGESVSLDYYQKHRNGKLDVGFRSEKSDNVCNEKSSTNEQSHYSKDVLDVEETSCLNTGPLKSGKTVKCPVCSDLLRSMTPSLSLPFRRKVHLRKKDRMKPQEDTSLFKLTSAIKRKELLKKFKVLRKINKSRLRLKQNKLHTSKTAYLKHLLLHSPDVNETRRILLLRRTRNTRQRKYNILSEL; encoded by the exons atgaagacaaCAGATGACATTCAAATGGACTGCGCTTGGAATGATAGATTTTATGAGTTCAAAGAAGAAAAAGTTTCCCAAGTTTTATGGAAAAATGTTGAGACAG ATAAATGGGTTAACTTCCATGATCGAATTTCAAGAGATTTGAAACGTCTTTCTAAACTTGATGTTGCATCGCAGGTCGCAGtactttcaaaaattatttacaaacaCCAAAACCAGATGAGAAGAGATAAACCGTTCCAATATTTTAAGAAA GTAAATAGCCTTGCGCGAAGATATAACGAAATGGATATCGTCCCAATGTTTATACATTATCAAGATATTTTAAAGATACTTAAAACTAACAG CGCATGCGTTATCAACCAGGTTGAGATCCCAAGGAGGGAATTTACCTGCTATATTATGGATCGACTGCTTGGTGCAAGTAAGCTTGCAGTTCAT ATACAAGTGGTGTGTCAAAAAGCGTTCCT ATATTTAGATTCGCATATGCGACATGGGTTCTTCGTTCCTTTTAACTTATTTGGCCTTGCCTCTGTAAGCAGAATTTG gatgTTAATAAAGGATGTTCTTCATATTTTGAAGTTGTTGTATTTGGTTATGAAGGAAATTTTACAATATCAGCTTGAATTACGACAG gaATCATATCCAGTGACGTTGGATGAATGGCTGAAAGAAGATATGGGTGAAGTTTTACCACAGATTGATATCAAAAG AGAGGAAAAAGTCATGAATGGCGTACTGTCTCGAATGATACCAAACACACTTCACAACT CACCAATATCAGATAATTTTAACGAAACATCAGTTTCAATATTCGCAGCAGCCGACAAATTAGAAGATCTAGGag AATCTGTTTCCCTCGACTATTATCAAAAGCACAGAAATGGTAAACTGGATGTCGGGTTTAGGAGCGAAAAATCTGATAACGTCTGTAATGAAAAAAGCTCAACAAATGAACAGTCACACTATTCGAAAGATGTTCTCGATGTCGAAGAAACATCTTGTTTAAATACAGGACCCTTGAAGAGCGGGAAAACTGTAAAATGTCCTGTTTGTTCTGATCTACTACGCTCGATGACACCATCTTTAAGTCTGCCGTTTCGACGTAAAGTACATCTGCGGAAAAAAGACCGTATGAAACCACAGGAAGACACAAGTTTATTTAAGCTAACCAGCGCCATAAAGAGGAAAGAACTGCTGAAAAAATTCAAAGTTTTACGAAAAATCAACAAATCTCGACTTCGCTTGAAACAAAATAAACTTCATACCTCAAAAACTGCTTATTTGAAACATTTACTTTTGCATTCGCCTGATGTTAACGAGacaagaagaattttattactAAGAAGAACGCGAAATACACGGCAACGAAAGTATAATATTCTTTCTGAGTTATGA
- the LOC130656616 gene encoding late histone H2B.L4-like: protein MAGSPRKGSPRKGSPRKGSPRKASSRAASPKRAGSPKRGGSPKRGRSPAKKGKAIKKAGKRKTNKKATGKRRRSRRESYGMYIYKVLKQVHPDVGISSKAMSIMNSFVNDIFERLAGEASKLAHHNKLRTISSREVQTSVRLLLPGELAKHAVSEGTKAVTKYTSSR from the coding sequence ATGGCTGGAAGTCCAAGAAAAGGAAGTCCAAGAAAAGGAAGTCCAAGAAAAGGAAGTCCAAGGAAAGCATCCTCAAGAGCTGCAAGCCCCAAAAGAGCTGGAAGCCCAAAAAGAGGTGGAAGCCCAAAAAGAGGTCGAAGTCCAGCGAAAAAAGGAAAGGCGATTAAGAAGGCTGGcaagagaaaaacaaacaagaaagccACAGGCAAGAGGCGAAGAAGTCGAAGGGAGAGTTATGGCATGTACATCTACaaagttttgaaacaagttcatcCTGATGTCGGAATTTCAAGTAAAGCGATGAGCATCATGAATTCTTTCGTCAATGACATCTTTGAAAGATTAGCAGGCGAAGCTTCCAAACTTGCTCATCACAACAAACTACGAACTATCTCTTCTCGTGAGGTACAAACTTCAGTTCGCTTGTTGTTGCCTGGTGAACTTGCCAAACACGCTGtgagtgaaggaacaaaagctgTTACCAAGTACACAAGCTCCAGATAA